In Buchananella sp. 14KM1171, the genomic stretch CATGACGGTGGCCTCCGGCAGTACCGGGTTGACCTTGCCCGGCATGATCGAGGAGCCCGGCTGCAGGTCGGGCAGGTTGACCTCGCCCAGGCCGGTGCGCGGGCCGGAGCCCATCCAGCGCAGATCGTTGGCGATCTTCACCAGGGAGACGGCCACGGTGCGCATGGCGCCGGAGAACTCCACCAGGGAGTCCTGGGCGGCCTGGGCCTCGAAGTGGTTGTCGGCCTCACGCAGCGGCAGCCCAGTGTGCTCGGCAATCAACTCAATCACGCGCGCGCTAAACCCGGCCGGGGTGTTGATACCCGTGCCGACGGCGGTGCCGCCCAGGGGCAGCTCGGCCAGGCGCGGCAGCGCGGCCTCCACCCGCTCTATGCCCTTGGCGACCTGGGTGGCGTAGCCGGAGAACTCCTGGCCCAGGGTGATGGGGGTGGCGTCCATGAGGTGGGTGCGGCCGGACTTGACCACGTCCACGAACTCCTTGGCCTTGGCGTCCAGGGAGGCGTGCAGGGTCTTCAGTCCGGGCAGCAGCACCTCCACCGCAGCCTGGTAGGCGGCGATGTGGATCGAGGACGGGAAGACGTCGTTGGAGGACTGGGAGGCATTGACGTGGTCGTTGGGGTGGACCTCGAGGCCGGAGGCGCGGCTGGCCAGGGTGGCGATGACCTCGTTGGTGTTCATGTTGGAGGAGGTGCCTGAGCCGGTCTGGAACACGTCGATCGGGAAGTGCTCATCGACCTCCCCGGCGATCACCTGGTCTGCGGCCGCCACGATCGCGGCGCTGACCTCCGGGGCGATCACGCCGAGCTCGGCGTTGGCCAGGGCGGCAGCGCGCTTGATCTGGCCCAGCGCGGCGATGTGGTGCGGGGTCAAGCCCTGACCGGAGATCGGGAAGTTCTCCACCGCGCGCTGGGTCTGGGCGCGGTAGAGGGCGTCCACGGGGACGCGCACTTCACCCATCGTGTCGTGTTCAATCCGGTACTCGGTCATGTCTCCTCCTTGGGGCATTGATGGCGAGCTCAATTCTCGCCACCCCTCAGCTTAGGTTAGGGCAACCAAAGTCCCAGATTTTGAAAACGTGGACGACGCTCATTTAGGCCGCCACGCGCTCCCGCCACCGCCCCGAGGTGAGGCCGGGCGGCAACGTCGTCCACTAGCAAGGCAAGGCACACCTTCCCACGCCTTTTGCGGGCTATTTCGGCGTTTTTCCGCCCCTGTCACCGGGCGCTCCGGGCGCGCGGCAGGCAGGCGGGACCGCAGTCCCCTCCCCCGCACCTCCACGTCCGTAGCTTGGCCCCCAATGCCAATGAAGGAGTAGAGATGGCCGAATTCCTGTACGAGGACATGCTGCCGATCGGCGAGGACACCACGCCTTACCGCTGCCTAACCACCGAGGGCGTCAGCGTGGTGGAAGGCCCAGACGGGCGCAAGTTCCTCCAGGTGGAGCCCGCCGCACTGGAGCTGCTGGCCAAGGAGGCCATCCACGACATCTCCCACTACCTGCGCCCCGGCCACCTGCAGCAGCTGCGCAACATTATGGAAGACCCCGAGGCCAGCGACAACGACAAGTTCGTGGCCCTAGACCTACTCAAGAACGCCCACATCGCCGCCGCCGGCGTGCTGCCCATGTGCCAAGACACCGGCACCGCCATCATCATGGGCAAGCGCGGCCAGCAGGTCCTCACCGAGGGCCCCGACGAGCTGCACCTGTCCAAGGGCATCATGGACGCCTACACCAACCTCAACCTGCGCTACTCGCAAAACGCCCCCATCACCATGTGGGACGAGCGCAACACCGGCACCAACCTGCCCGCCCAGATCGAGCTTTACGCGGACACCGCCCCCGGCCACGAGCTGGCCTACAAGTTCCTGTTCATGGCCAAGGGCGGCGGCAGCGCCAACAAGTCCTACCTGTTCCAGGAGACCAAGGCGATCTTGAACCCCGACTCCATGATGCAGTTCCTGGAGGCCAAGATCCGCTCCCTGGGCACGGCGGCCTGCCCGCCCTACCACCTGGCCATCGTGGTGGGTGGCACGTCCGCTGAGTTCGCGCTCAAGACCGCCAAGTACGCCTCCGCCCGCTACCTGGACTCCCTGCCCACTGAAGGTTCCATGGCCGGCCACGGCTTCCGCGACATCGAACTCGAAGAGCGCGTGCTGGACCTGACCCGCAAGATCGGCATCGGCGCCCAGTTTGGCGGCAAGTACTTCTGCCACGACGTGCGCGTGATCCGCCTGCCGCGCCACGGCGCCTCCCTGCCCGTGGCAATCGCCGTGTCCTGCTCCGCCGACCGCCAGGCCAAGGCCAAGATCACCCCCGAGGGCGTGTTCCTGGAGCAGCTCGAGTTCGACCCGGGCCGCTTCCTGCCCGAGACCACCGACGCGGAGCTGGACGCCGCCACCGACGGCGTGAGCGGCACCGGCAAGGGCGCTGCCGTCAAGATCGACCTGAGCCGCCCGATGGACGAGATCCGCGCCGAGCTGTCCAAGTACCCGATCAAGACGCGCCTGTCCCTGACCGGCACGCTGATCGTGGCCCGGGACATCGCGCACGCCAAGATCCGCGAGCGCCTGGAGGCCGGCGAGGAGATGCCGCAATACCTGAAGGACCACCCGGTCTACTACGCGGGCCCGGCCAAGACCCCGCAGGGCATGCCCTCCGGCTCGTTCGGCCCCACCACCGCCGGGCGTATGGACGCCTACGTGGACCAGTTCCAGGCCGCCGGCGGCTCCATGGTGATGCTCGCCAAGGGCAACCGCTCCCAGGCCGTCACCGACGCGTGCGCCAAGCACGGCGGCTTCTACCTGGGCTCCATCGGCGGCCCGGCCGCCCGCCTGGCCCAGGACTGCATCAAGAAGGTGGAGCTGCTGGAGTACCCCGAGCTCGGCATGGAGGCCATCTGGAAGATCGAGGTAGAGGACTTCCCGGCATTCATCGTGGTCGATGACAAGGGCAACGACTTCTTTGCCCACACCGGCGAGGTGACCCTGACCATCGGCAAGCGCCCGTCCTGCTGAGGTAGTCCAAAACAAGGGGTTGGGGCGGTGACTTTCCAGTCACCGCCCCAACCCCTTTTCTCCGCGCCGCCTCGCGGCGCGGGGGCCAAACTCAGGCGTCCAGGTCGGTCTCCAGCAGGGCCGCCAACTCGTCGAGGACAGCCTCAGCGCCCTCGTCGTCGCTGGACAGGACAACCACATCGCCGAATCCGGCGCCCAGCGTCATCACTCCCAGGATCGAGGAGGCGTCCACAGGCTCGCCGCCTTCCAGGGCGATCTCGATGTCAAAGTCGTGCTCGTTAACGGCTGCGACGAACGTGGCGGCCGGGCGGGCGTGCAGGCCAACCTTGGACCCAATCTTGGCGGTGCGCTGTGCCATATCTGCTCCTAATCGAAGGTGGCGGGCACTATCGGATGCACCCGCGAGCGATGGAAGAAGTGTAACCGGCGTTACCCGGCACGGTAGGGCGCAACGACAACATCAATCCGCTGCAATTCCTTCAAGTCGCTGTATCCCGTGGTCGCCATCGTCTGGCGCAGCGCCCCCGTCAGGTTGAGAGAACCATCGGGCTGGGTGGCGGGACCGAGCAGGATCTCCCGCATACTGCCCACCGTGCCCACGTGGACGCGCTCGCCGCGCGGCAGCCGCTTGTGGTGCGCCTCGGCACCCCAGTGCCAGCCCCGCCCCGGCGCCTCGGTGGCCTTGGCCAGAGCGGAACCGAGCATCACCGCATCGGCGCCACAAGCAAAAGCCTTCACCAGGTCACCGGAGCGTCCCACCGCGCCGTCGGCCACGATGTGAACGTAGCGGCCACCCGACTCATCCAAGTAATCGCGGCGGGCGGCGGCAACGTCGGCGATAGCGGTAGCCATCGGCACGTGAATACCAAGCGCGCGGCGGGTGGTGTGCGCAGCACCGCCCCCGAATCCCACCAACACGGCGGCAGCGCCGGTGCGCATGAGGTGCAGCGCGGCGGTATAGGTGGCAACGCCACCCACCACCACCGGCACGTCCAGCTCATAGATGAAGCGCTTGAGGTTGAGCGGTTCCGCGCGGGAAGAGACGTGCTCCGCGCTCACGGTGGTGCCGCGGATGACAAACAGATCCACGCCCGCGTCCACCACTGCCTGCCCGTAGCGTTGGGTGTGCTGCGGAGAGAGCTTTCCCGCCACAGGCACACCAGCCGCGCGCACCTCTGCCAGACGCGCAGCGATCAGCTCCTTCTTGATCGGCTCCGAGTAGATCTGCTGCAGGCGCCGCGTGACCTGCTCCTGCGGCAGGTCGGCGATCTCCGCGAAGAACGGGGTGGGGTCCTCGTAACGCGTCCAGAGCCCGTCCAGGTCTAGCACCCCGATGCCGCCCAGGCGGCCAAGCTCGATAGCCGTCGATGGGCTCATCACGGAGTCCATAGGGGCCGCCATGATGGGCAGTTCCACGTGGTAGGCGTCGATCTGCCATGAGATAGACACATCTTGCGGGTCTCGGGTGCGCCTGGACGGGACCACCGCAATGTCGTCGAAGGAAAACGCCCGCCGCCCGCGCTTACCGCGGCCAATCTCAATCTCGTTCACGGCTCTAGCCTAGCGGGGGCCGGAAATGTGAGTCACAGGTGGCACCATTGGGGAGGGAAAGGGGAAGCGATGGACTTTCAGGGCGTACTGGTTGGTTTTGACACTGAAACCACCGGCGTGGATACAGGTAGCGACCGAATTGTCACCGCCGCCGTGGTGGTGCGTAGCCCGGGGCGGCCTGACGAGGTGCTTACCTGGCTCGCTGACCCCGGCGTGGAGATCCCGCAGGCGGCGTCCGACGTTCACGGCATCACCACCGAGTACGCCCGCGCCCACGGCAGGCCGGCCGCACAGGTAGTCGAGGAAGTCGCCGCTGTCCTGGCTGCGCTGGTGAGCTCCGGTGGAACGATCGTCGCTTTCAACGCCTCCTTCGACCTAGCGATCCTGCGGGAGGAATTGCACCGCTACGGCCTGCCCACACTGGAGGAGCGCCTGGGTGGGGAACTGCGCGCCGTGCTGGACCCCCTGGTGATAGACCGGGCCGTGGACCGCTGGCGCAAGGGCAAGCGCACCCTCGGTTCCCTGGTGGAGCACTACGGGATCGCCGCCCCGCAAGGGGACCTGCACACGGCCGACGTTGACGTGGCCGCCACTCTGGACGTGCTGGGTGCGATTCTTACGCAATACCCGGAGGTGGGCGCGCGCAGCGAGGCCGAGCGCTTCGAGTGGCAGCGCCAGGCTCACCGTGAGTGGGCCGAGAGCTTCAACAAATGGCTGCGCCGCCAAGGCAG encodes the following:
- a CDS encoding class II fumarate hydratase, which translates into the protein MTEYRIEHDTMGEVRVPVDALYRAQTQRAVENFPISGQGLTPHHIAALGQIKRAAALANAELGVIAPEVSAAIVAAADQVIAGEVDEHFPIDVFQTGSGTSSNMNTNEVIATLASRASGLEVHPNDHVNASQSSNDVFPSSIHIAAYQAAVEVLLPGLKTLHASLDAKAKEFVDVVKSGRTHLMDATPITLGQEFSGYATQVAKGIERVEAALPRLAELPLGGTAVGTGINTPAGFSARVIELIAEHTGLPLREADNHFEAQAAQDSLVEFSGAMRTVAVSLVKIANDLRWMGSGPRTGLGEVNLPDLQPGSSIMPGKVNPVLPEATVMVAAQVIGNDAAIAFAGAQGNFDLLVMLPVMAQNLLQSATILGNVSRVLAERCVDGITANEERCLRLAQSSPSIVTPLNRLIGYEAAAKIAKHSVKADLTVREAVIDLGFVERGEVTLEQLDAALDVRSMTGDY
- a CDS encoding fumarate hydratase; its protein translation is MAEFLYEDMLPIGEDTTPYRCLTTEGVSVVEGPDGRKFLQVEPAALELLAKEAIHDISHYLRPGHLQQLRNIMEDPEASDNDKFVALDLLKNAHIAAAGVLPMCQDTGTAIIMGKRGQQVLTEGPDELHLSKGIMDAYTNLNLRYSQNAPITMWDERNTGTNLPAQIELYADTAPGHELAYKFLFMAKGGGSANKSYLFQETKAILNPDSMMQFLEAKIRSLGTAACPPYHLAIVVGGTSAEFALKTAKYASARYLDSLPTEGSMAGHGFRDIELEERVLDLTRKIGIGAQFGGKYFCHDVRVIRLPRHGASLPVAIAVSCSADRQAKAKITPEGVFLEQLEFDPGRFLPETTDAELDAATDGVSGTGKGAAVKIDLSRPMDEIRAELSKYPIKTRLSLTGTLIVARDIAHAKIRERLEAGEEMPQYLKDHPVYYAGPAKTPQGMPSGSFGPTTAGRMDAYVDQFQAAGGSMVMLAKGNRSQAVTDACAKHGGFYLGSIGGPAARLAQDCIKKVELLEYPELGMEAIWKIEVEDFPAFIVVDDKGNDFFAHTGEVTLTIGKRPSC
- a CDS encoding HPr family phosphocarrier protein, translated to MAQRTAKIGSKVGLHARPAATFVAAVNEHDFDIEIALEGGEPVDASSILGVMTLGAGFGDVVVLSSDDEGAEAVLDELAALLETDLDA
- a CDS encoding GuaB3 family IMP dehydrogenase-related protein, with the translated sequence MNEIEIGRGKRGRRAFSFDDIAVVPSRRTRDPQDVSISWQIDAYHVELPIMAAPMDSVMSPSTAIELGRLGGIGVLDLDGLWTRYEDPTPFFAEIADLPQEQVTRRLQQIYSEPIKKELIAARLAEVRAAGVPVAGKLSPQHTQRYGQAVVDAGVDLFVIRGTTVSAEHVSSRAEPLNLKRFIYELDVPVVVGGVATYTAALHLMRTGAAAVLVGFGGGAAHTTRRALGIHVPMATAIADVAAARRDYLDESGGRYVHIVADGAVGRSGDLVKAFACGADAVMLGSALAKATEAPGRGWHWGAEAHHKRLPRGERVHVGTVGSMREILLGPATQPDGSLNLTGALRQTMATTGYSDLKELQRIDVVVAPYRAG
- a CDS encoding exonuclease domain-containing protein, yielding MDFQGVLVGFDTETTGVDTGSDRIVTAAVVVRSPGRPDEVLTWLADPGVEIPQAASDVHGITTEYARAHGRPAAQVVEEVAAVLAALVSSGGTIVAFNASFDLAILREELHRYGLPTLEERLGGELRAVLDPLVIDRAVDRWRKGKRTLGSLVEHYGIAAPQGDLHTADVDVAATLDVLGAILTQYPEVGARSEAERFEWQRQAHREWAESFNKWLRRQGRDNNLASTQWP